Proteins co-encoded in one Pogona vitticeps strain Pit_001003342236 chromosome 9, PviZW2.1, whole genome shotgun sequence genomic window:
- the MFSD2A gene encoding sodium-dependent lysophosphatidylcholine symporter 1 isoform X2 — translation MESLRTSDALCFHVPYSALTMFISREQSERDSATAYRMTVEVLGTVLGTAIQGQIVGKVDTPCIPDPPSIDIANNSSVAWEELNITHDTGSLTDTRNAYMIAAGVIGGIYILCAVILFLGVRERRESSELQSAEQASFFEGLKLVMKHGPYIKLITGFLFTSLAFMLLEGNFALFCTYTLGFRNEFQNILLAIMLSATLTIPFWHWFLTRFGKKTAVYIGISSATPFLILVVTMESNLIITYVVAVAAGMSVAAAFLLPWSMLPDVIDDFNLQYPDSGGHEAIFFSFYVFFTKFASGVSLGISTLSLDIAGYKTRGCSQPEEVNFTLKMLVSAAPVILIILGLLLFKLYPIDEERRRKNKKALQDLRDEESNSSTESDSTELGSIV, via the exons ATGGAGTCGCTTAGGACGTCTGATGCCCTG TGCTTCCATGTGCCCTACTCCGCGCTCACCATGTTCATTAGCAGAGAACAAAGCGAGCGAGACTCAGCCACCGCCTACC GCATGACAGTGGAGGTGCTGGGCACGGTCTTGGGAACAGCCATCCAAGGGCAGATTGTTGGCAAAGTTGACACACCGTGCATTCCTGACCCACCGTCGATAGACATTGCCAACAATTCGTCTGTGGCTTGGGAGGAGCTCAACATCACCCACGACACAGGTTCACTCACGGACACG AGAAATGCCTACATGATAGCAGCTGGTGTCATTGGTGGGATCTATATTCTCTGTGCTGTCATCTTGTTTCTGGGAGTGCGAGAAAGGCGAG AATCCTCAGAGCTCCAGTCGGCCGAACAGGCTTCCTTCTTCGAGGGCTTGAAGCTGGTGATGAAGCATGGCCCCTACATCAAGCTGATTACTGGCTTTCTCTTTACCTCTTTAGCTTTCATG cTCCTGGAAGGCAATTTTGCCTTGTTCTGTACCTATACTTTGGGTTTCCGCAATGAATTCCAGAATATTCTACTTGCCATCATG CTCTCGGCCACCTTGACCATCCCTTTCTGGCACTGGTTCCTTACTCGGTTTGGGAAGAAAACGGCTGTCTACATTGGAATCTCG TCTGCCACGCCTTTCCTCATCTTGGTTGTGACGATGGAGAGTAACCTCATCATCACCTACGTTGTCGCTGTTGCAGCTGGGATGAGTGTTGCTGCTGCCTTCCTTTTACCCTG GTCCATGTTACCAGATGTCATTGATGACTTCAACCTCCAGTACCCAGATTCCGGGGGCCACGAAgccattttcttctccttctacGTCTTCTTCACCAAGTTTGCTTCCGGAGTTTCTCTTGGGATTTCCACACTGAGTTTAGA CATTGCTGGATACAAGACCCGAGGCTGCTCCCAGCCAGAGGAGGTGAATTTCACGTTGAAAATGCTGGTGTCAGCTGCTCCGGTGATTTTGATCATTCTTGGCTTGCTCCTCTTCAAGTTGTACCCCATTGATGAAGAGAGGcggaggaaaaacaagaaagccTTGCAAGATTTAAG AGATGAAGAAAGCAACAGTAGCACTGAGTCGGACTCCACGGAGCTGGGCAGCATCGTTTGA
- the MFSD2A gene encoding sodium-dependent lysophosphatidylcholine symporter 1 isoform X1, with product MAKGEGAESVSSAGLLQQTILKQEEFIRPKRESKEKLSICSKVCYAIGGAPYQVTGCALGFFLQIYLLDVAQLDPFYASIILFVGRAWDAVTDPLVGFFISKTRWSRLGRLMPWILFSTPFGVISYILIWYVPDISQGQVMWYLFFYCVFQTLVTCFHVPYSALTMFISREQSERDSATAYRMTVEVLGTVLGTAIQGQIVGKVDTPCIPDPPSIDIANNSSVAWEELNITHDTGSLTDTRNAYMIAAGVIGGIYILCAVILFLGVRERRESSELQSAEQASFFEGLKLVMKHGPYIKLITGFLFTSLAFMLLEGNFALFCTYTLGFRNEFQNILLAIMLSATLTIPFWHWFLTRFGKKTAVYIGISSATPFLILVVTMESNLIITYVVAVAAGMSVAAAFLLPWSMLPDVIDDFNLQYPDSGGHEAIFFSFYVFFTKFASGVSLGISTLSLDIAGYKTRGCSQPEEVNFTLKMLVSAAPVILIILGLLLFKLYPIDEERRRKNKKALQDLRDEESNSSTESDSTELGSIV from the exons agagaaagcaaagagaaGCTGTCAATATGCAGCAAAGTGTGTTATGCCATCGGTGGAGCACCCTACCAGGTCACAGGCTGTGCGCTGGGGTTCTTTCTGCAGATCTACTTGCTGGATGTGGCCCAG TTGGACCCTTTCTATGCCTCCATCATCCTTTTTGTTGGCCGAGCGTGGGACGCCGTTACGGATCCGCTGGTGGGGTTCTTCATTAGCAAAACGAGATGGAGTCGCTTAGGACGTCTGATGCCCTG gaTTCTATTCTCCACTCCTTTTGGTGTGATCTCCTATATCCTCATCTGGTATGTGCCTGACATCTCTCAAGGGCAAGTGATGTGGTATCTTTTCTTCTACTGTGTTTTCCAGACGCTTGTGACG TGCTTCCATGTGCCCTACTCCGCGCTCACCATGTTCATTAGCAGAGAACAAAGCGAGCGAGACTCAGCCACCGCCTACC GCATGACAGTGGAGGTGCTGGGCACGGTCTTGGGAACAGCCATCCAAGGGCAGATTGTTGGCAAAGTTGACACACCGTGCATTCCTGACCCACCGTCGATAGACATTGCCAACAATTCGTCTGTGGCTTGGGAGGAGCTCAACATCACCCACGACACAGGTTCACTCACGGACACG AGAAATGCCTACATGATAGCAGCTGGTGTCATTGGTGGGATCTATATTCTCTGTGCTGTCATCTTGTTTCTGGGAGTGCGAGAAAGGCGAG AATCCTCAGAGCTCCAGTCGGCCGAACAGGCTTCCTTCTTCGAGGGCTTGAAGCTGGTGATGAAGCATGGCCCCTACATCAAGCTGATTACTGGCTTTCTCTTTACCTCTTTAGCTTTCATG cTCCTGGAAGGCAATTTTGCCTTGTTCTGTACCTATACTTTGGGTTTCCGCAATGAATTCCAGAATATTCTACTTGCCATCATG CTCTCGGCCACCTTGACCATCCCTTTCTGGCACTGGTTCCTTACTCGGTTTGGGAAGAAAACGGCTGTCTACATTGGAATCTCG TCTGCCACGCCTTTCCTCATCTTGGTTGTGACGATGGAGAGTAACCTCATCATCACCTACGTTGTCGCTGTTGCAGCTGGGATGAGTGTTGCTGCTGCCTTCCTTTTACCCTG GTCCATGTTACCAGATGTCATTGATGACTTCAACCTCCAGTACCCAGATTCCGGGGGCCACGAAgccattttcttctccttctacGTCTTCTTCACCAAGTTTGCTTCCGGAGTTTCTCTTGGGATTTCCACACTGAGTTTAGA CATTGCTGGATACAAGACCCGAGGCTGCTCCCAGCCAGAGGAGGTGAATTTCACGTTGAAAATGCTGGTGTCAGCTGCTCCGGTGATTTTGATCATTCTTGGCTTGCTCCTCTTCAAGTTGTACCCCATTGATGAAGAGAGGcggaggaaaaacaagaaagccTTGCAAGATTTAAG AGATGAAGAAAGCAACAGTAGCACTGAGTCGGACTCCACGGAGCTGGGCAGCATCGTTTGA